A stretch of Bacillus pseudomycoides DNA encodes these proteins:
- a CDS encoding DUF47 domain-containing protein codes for MVFKSKKDKFSEMLMNVSENLKEGAQFFVEYKIKNASDLKEFSMRMKEYESKGDTFIHEIIMELNKAFITPIEREDILQLAMSMDDVLDGLDHSAGLFEMYSITEADEYMIKFVEAINQCAIEIANSVELMSNKKLVDIRTNAIKIKDYESQCDDIRRHAIKHLFSREKDPIKIIQYKEIYEELEEVADSCQSVANVLETIIMKNA; via the coding sequence ATGGTCTTTAAATCTAAAAAAGATAAATTTTCTGAAATGTTAATGAATGTTTCCGAAAATTTAAAAGAAGGCGCGCAATTTTTCGTGGAGTATAAAATTAAAAATGCTAGCGATTTAAAAGAATTTTCTATGCGCATGAAAGAATATGAGTCAAAAGGTGACACATTTATTCACGAAATCATTATGGAGCTAAACAAAGCGTTTATTACTCCTATTGAACGTGAAGACATCCTACAGCTTGCAATGAGTATGGATGATGTATTAGACGGATTAGATCACAGTGCTGGTTTATTCGAAATGTATTCTATTACAGAGGCTGATGAATACATGATTAAGTTTGTAGAGGCAATTAATCAATGTGCGATTGAGATTGCCAATTCCGTTGAACTTATGTCGAATAAGAAATTAGTGGATATTCGCACAAATGCAATTAAAATTAAGGATTACGAATCACAGTGTGATGATATCCGTCGCCATGCCATTAAGCATTTATTTTCTCGTGAAAAAGATCCAATTAAGATTATTCAGTACAAAGAGATTTATGAAGAGCTAGAAGAAGTTGCTGATAGCTGTCAAAGCGTTGCAAACGTATTAGAAACAATTATTATGAAGAACGCGTAA
- a CDS encoding transglycosylase domain-containing protein, which yields MKLNNTHFKKILEWFNKRKKLRNTLFIFGGFFVTLFIAVNIMISIQDISALKQAVPQPTLIYDANKEVAAKLSSSKTEGIKRKDIPDIMVQAIVAVEDKEFFSHHGIDYSGIMSAILKNITAGEVVAGGSTITQQLAKNVFLTQERTFSRKFKEYFLTKKIERTYTKDEIIEMYMNQIYFGEGAWGIKKAAKSYFDKEVKELTIAEAATIAGLIKAPSTYSPYKNFNKSIERRNVVLALMKEQGYITENQYKKEKETGLALRRGVDDKYKGKYSQYVDYIVREAMEKYELTQNEILAGGYRIYTELDPKKQQAVEDVVNNDSYFKGSSSDQLLQTGIVLMDPKTGGVPALVGGRGTYQFLQFNHATQLKRQPGSTLKPFAVYVPALEQGYEVYDVLKDEPLSIKDYTPQNSDHTFHGDVTMYEAVAKSYNVSAVWLLEQIGLEKGLKSLERFGIPIQEEDHTLPIALGGMHNGTSPFVMAQAYATLANDGVQIEGHAIREIQNTEGEIVGKWYKKETRVTSEKIAQKMTYLLKGVVEKGTGEKAKVKNVDTAGKTGTTQLVDGPSSGAKDSWFVGYTPDLVGAIWVGYDKTDSEHYVPGGSQITTTMFRDIMKKASENSAQKAFQLSLISEADYSKQLKTIEEEKRRKEEEKKRQEEEKLRQEQKTEWIDKVKEWIPFW from the coding sequence ATGAAATTGAACAACACTCATTTCAAGAAAATTCTTGAGTGGTTCAACAAGAGGAAGAAACTGCGTAATACATTATTTATTTTTGGCGGTTTTTTCGTTACTTTATTTATTGCAGTAAATATAATGATCTCCATTCAAGACATATCTGCATTAAAACAGGCTGTTCCGCAGCCAACACTTATTTATGATGCAAATAAAGAAGTGGCAGCAAAGCTATCCTCTTCCAAAACAGAAGGGATTAAAAGAAAAGATATTCCTGATATTATGGTTCAAGCGATTGTAGCAGTAGAGGACAAAGAGTTCTTTAGCCATCATGGTATCGACTATAGTGGGATTATGAGCGCTATATTAAAAAATATTACGGCGGGAGAAGTAGTGGCTGGCGGTAGTACAATTACACAACAGCTTGCGAAAAATGTATTTTTAACACAAGAACGTACCTTCTCACGCAAATTTAAAGAGTATTTCCTTACCAAAAAAATAGAGCGTACGTATACAAAAGATGAAATTATTGAAATGTATATGAATCAAATTTATTTTGGTGAAGGGGCTTGGGGGATAAAAAAAGCAGCGAAATCATATTTCGATAAGGAAGTAAAGGAATTAACAATAGCAGAAGCTGCAACAATAGCGGGGTTAATTAAGGCACCATCAACCTATTCACCATATAAAAATTTTAATAAATCAATTGAAAGACGTAATGTCGTTTTAGCATTAATGAAAGAGCAAGGGTATATTACAGAAAATCAATACAAAAAAGAGAAAGAAACAGGACTTGCCTTACGACGAGGCGTTGATGATAAATACAAAGGGAAATATTCACAATATGTCGATTATATTGTCCGAGAGGCGATGGAGAAATATGAATTGACACAAAATGAAATTTTAGCTGGTGGATATCGTATTTATACAGAACTTGATCCGAAAAAGCAACAAGCGGTAGAAGATGTTGTGAATAATGATAGCTACTTTAAAGGAAGTAGTTCCGATCAGTTGCTGCAAACGGGTATTGTACTCATGGACCCGAAAACTGGTGGTGTACCTGCATTAGTCGGCGGGAGAGGGACATATCAATTCCTCCAATTTAATCATGCAACGCAGTTAAAAAGACAACCAGGTTCAACATTAAAACCTTTTGCAGTATATGTACCAGCATTAGAGCAAGGTTATGAAGTGTATGATGTTTTAAAAGATGAGCCACTTAGTATAAAGGATTATACGCCTCAAAATAGCGATCATACTTTTCATGGGGATGTTACGATGTATGAAGCGGTTGCAAAATCGTATAACGTCTCAGCTGTTTGGTTATTAGAACAAATTGGATTAGAAAAAGGTTTGAAGTCATTAGAGCGCTTCGGTATTCCAATTCAAGAGGAGGACCATACTCTTCCTATCGCGTTAGGAGGAATGCACAATGGAACCTCTCCATTTGTAATGGCCCAGGCTTATGCAACATTGGCAAATGATGGCGTACAAATTGAAGGACATGCAATTCGTGAAATACAGAATACTGAAGGAGAAATAGTAGGGAAATGGTATAAAAAAGAGACTCGTGTAACAAGTGAGAAGATTGCTCAAAAAATGACATATTTATTAAAAGGCGTTGTTGAAAAGGGAACAGGCGAAAAAGCAAAAGTGAAAAATGTCGATACTGCCGGTAAAACAGGAACGACTCAGCTAGTAGATGGTCCAAGCAGTGGAGCGAAAGACTCATGGTTTGTTGGCTATACTCCAGATCTTGTTGGTGCAATTTGGGTAGGATACGATAAAACCGATAGTGAACATTATGTTCCAGGTGGTAGTCAAATTACAACGACAATGTTTCGAGATATTATGAAAAAGGCTTCCGAAAATTCTGCCCAAAAAGCATTTCAGTTGTCACTTATTTCAGAGGCTGATTATTCGAAACAATTAAAGACAATTGAAGAAGAAAAAAGAAGAAAAGAAGAGGAGAAAAAACGTCAAGAAGAAGAAAAACTAAGACAAGAACAAAAGACGGAGTGGATCGATAAAGTAAAAGAGTGGATTCCATTTTGGTAA
- a CDS encoding DUF72 domain-containing protein, with protein MISIGLTGWGDHDSLYTDSYENRNKLRTYGEYFPIVEVDSSFYAMQPVRNYMKWAGETPKDFSFIVKAYQGMTGHMQGEIPFSNIDEMFETFKQSIVPLQEAYKLKAILFQYPPWFDCQKKNVDLLRYTKEKMEGLPCAIEFRNQTWFHPSMHDKTLQFLEQEEWIHTICDEPQAGIGSVPLVLEATHSEMALIRFHGRNIHGWLDKGENWRAVRCLYRYNRKELEEWVERLQILQNKTKNIYVLFNNNSGGDAADNAKQLMKMMHITYGEPKPEQLNLFE; from the coding sequence GTGATTTCTATTGGATTAACAGGATGGGGAGACCACGATTCTTTATATACAGATTCCTATGAAAATAGAAATAAATTGCGAACATATGGTGAGTATTTCCCTATTGTTGAAGTAGATAGTTCATTTTATGCTATGCAACCAGTTCGAAATTATATGAAATGGGCTGGGGAAACGCCAAAAGATTTTTCGTTTATTGTTAAAGCGTATCAAGGGATGACAGGACATATGCAAGGAGAGATTCCATTTTCAAATATTGATGAGATGTTTGAAACATTTAAACAATCGATTGTGCCGCTTCAAGAAGCGTATAAATTAAAGGCGATATTATTCCAATATCCACCTTGGTTTGATTGTCAGAAGAAAAATGTAGATTTACTTCGTTATACAAAAGAAAAGATGGAAGGCTTACCGTGTGCCATAGAGTTCCGGAATCAAACGTGGTTTCATCCTAGTATGCATGATAAAACATTGCAATTTTTAGAACAGGAAGAATGGATTCATACGATTTGTGATGAACCACAAGCTGGAATTGGATCTGTTCCACTTGTATTAGAGGCAACGCATTCTGAAATGGCATTGATTCGTTTTCATGGTCGCAATATTCATGGATGGCTTGATAAAGGGGAAAATTGGCGAGCCGTGCGCTGTTTGTATCGTTATAATAGAAAAGAGTTAGAGGAATGGGTAGAAAGATTACAAATATTGCAGAACAAGACGAAGAATATATATGTGTTATTTAATAATAATTCAGGCGGGGATGCTGCTGATAATGCAAAACAGCTTATGAAGATGATGCATATTACATACGGTGAACCAAAACCGGAACAACTCAATTTATTTGAATAA
- a CDS encoding beta-propeller fold lactonase family protein produces MRRLFMMVMLLLCIGVFASCEMKMSGKEVKRNDAVHSNNIIASKDDKWIYTANIDVNTVTVTDAKSRKVVSEIPVGKEPRQLTISPDEKTLYVSCMYDNKVDVISLEKKKVIDRIGTEIEPFGIVTNPDGTKLYVSNFRSGNVSVIDIEKKKTIQKIKIGDRPRTLAMTKDGKKLYVPHYLDGKISVIDTESNKVKKVITLAASPDKEDRKKSQGTPNTLEQFVIAPDGKTAWVPHMLTNTDTPIHFEETVFPAVSIIDLEKDEEITKQRKQLFEAMNVKDTKNETMIVSNPYDVVFNEKGTKVFVVMSGSEDLVMFDLTRGGNATQIVRRIPGSNPRGIILLPKENTLVVHNAMSHDMAFLQTGGDDSYAKVKADKNTVKLIEKDSLSKLVREGKEIFYSGNSDKYATTITGNNWMSCVTCHSDGEINGLSLMTPKGKRNVPSNVLTTKTGLFMWDGSRDDFTDYIHTVQGEMGGMMELDPGKEIPKDVQHMYDALLAFLDDPNSFPVPKSPYRQADGSLTPKAKDGEQLFKGKANCLTCHGGENLTNSTKAIDENGKLTTNNTNFLYSIGTANETDTGYEGDARGGFQNKRQKGFFDPPTLRGVWATAPYLHDGSAKTIEEAVEKHQYEEKPQLSKQEFHAIAEYVKAIQ; encoded by the coding sequence ATGAGGCGCTTGTTTATGATGGTTATGTTGCTCCTATGTATTGGTGTGTTTGCTAGTTGTGAAATGAAAATGTCAGGAAAAGAAGTAAAGCGTAACGATGCTGTTCACAGTAATAATATTATAGCGAGCAAAGATGACAAATGGATTTATACTGCAAATATTGATGTAAATACAGTAACTGTTACAGATGCAAAAAGTAGAAAAGTAGTGTCAGAGATTCCAGTTGGAAAAGAACCGAGACAATTAACAATAAGTCCGGATGAAAAGACACTGTATGTCTCTTGTATGTATGATAATAAAGTAGATGTTATATCGTTAGAAAAGAAAAAAGTGATCGATCGAATTGGAACAGAAATAGAGCCCTTTGGTATTGTTACAAACCCAGATGGGACAAAGTTGTACGTATCAAATTTCCGCTCAGGAAATGTATCAGTTATTGACATTGAAAAGAAAAAAACAATTCAAAAGATTAAAATTGGTGACCGTCCGCGAACATTAGCGATGACAAAAGACGGAAAAAAATTGTATGTGCCACATTATTTAGATGGAAAAATTAGTGTTATAGATACCGAGAGTAATAAAGTAAAGAAAGTAATTACACTTGCTGCTTCTCCGGATAAAGAAGATCGTAAAAAGAGTCAAGGAACTCCAAATACATTAGAGCAATTTGTAATTGCACCAGATGGTAAGACAGCGTGGGTACCACATATGCTGACGAATACAGATACACCAATTCACTTTGAGGAGACTGTGTTTCCAGCGGTCTCAATTATTGATTTAGAGAAAGACGAGGAAATTACAAAACAACGTAAGCAATTATTTGAAGCGATGAATGTGAAAGATACAAAAAATGAAACAATGATTGTGTCTAATCCATATGATGTAGTTTTTAATGAAAAAGGGACGAAGGTATTTGTTGTTATGTCAGGTAGTGAAGATCTGGTTATGTTTGATTTAACTCGCGGAGGCAATGCGACACAAATTGTAAGACGTATTCCAGGAAGTAATCCGAGGGGGATTATTTTACTTCCGAAAGAAAATACGTTGGTTGTTCATAATGCGATGAGTCATGATATGGCATTTTTACAAACAGGTGGAGATGATTCATATGCAAAAGTTAAAGCTGATAAGAATACGGTTAAGTTAATCGAAAAAGATTCTTTATCAAAATTAGTACGTGAAGGAAAAGAGATTTTTTATAGTGGAAATAGCGATAAATATGCAACAACAATTACTGGGAACAACTGGATGAGTTGTGTGACATGTCATAGTGATGGAGAAATTAATGGATTATCATTAATGACACCAAAGGGGAAACGAAATGTACCAAGTAACGTCTTAACTACTAAAACGGGTCTATTCATGTGGGATGGATCACGGGATGATTTTACAGATTATATTCATACTGTACAAGGTGAAATGGGGGGGATGATGGAATTGGATCCAGGAAAAGAGATTCCAAAAGATGTCCAGCATATGTATGATGCACTGCTGGCATTTTTAGATGATCCTAATTCATTCCCAGTACCAAAGAGCCCGTATCGTCAAGCTGATGGCTCATTAACCCCTAAGGCCAAAGACGGAGAGCAATTGTTTAAAGGTAAGGCAAATTGCTTAACATGCCACGGCGGAGAGAATTTGACCAATAGTACAAAAGCGATAGATGAAAATGGAAAGTTGACAACGAATAATACAAATTTCCTTTATAGTATTGGAACTGCGAATGAAACGGATACAGGCTATGAGGGTGACGCACGCGGTGGTTTTCAAAATAAGCGGCAAAAAGGATTTTTTGATCCTCCAACACTTCGTGGTGTATGGGCGACAGCGCCATATTTACATGATGGTAGTGCAAAAACAATTGAGGAAGCAGTAGAGAAGCATCAATATGAAGAAAAGCCACAGTTATCTAAACAGGAATTTCATGCGATTGCAGAATATGTAAAAGCGATTCAATAG
- a CDS encoding DUF3924 family protein, protein MNTLTIELPKETAEKLGLLKQAYQKKTGTTISESTLVQSLISREFIQEITPFDLQQYVNEKEQR, encoded by the coding sequence ATGAACACACTTACAATTGAATTACCAAAAGAAACAGCAGAAAAACTCGGCTTATTAAAACAAGCATATCAAAAAAAAACAGGTACTACAATTTCAGAAAGCACTCTTGTTCAATCACTTATCTCAAGAGAGTTTATTCAAGAAATAACTCCATTTGACTTACAACAATATGTAAATGAAAAAGAACAGCGCTAA
- a CDS encoding tyrosine-type recombinase/integrase: MKQAGQPIQNEKQLEKIKNILLQSSKRDGLLFVLAVNSGLKVSEILQLKVGDVIDENENVRHSILFYNEKVKKHKWFAVNEDLQHAIEDYMRERKTWMRNEPLLKSQKGTKSITRQHAWYILNKAAKEVGLEGISSHTLRKTWGYCAYKSGVDIAFLQHFFDHSTPSKTLKYIGIA, from the coding sequence ATGAAACAAGCAGGACAACCTATCCAAAACGAAAAACAATTAGAAAAAATCAAAAATATACTTTTACAATCTTCGAAACGTGATGGCTTACTATTCGTATTAGCTGTAAATTCTGGTCTAAAGGTAAGCGAGATTTTACAATTAAAAGTCGGTGACGTTATTGACGAAAATGAAAATGTTCGCCATTCCATTTTATTTTACAATGAAAAAGTAAAGAAACATAAATGGTTTGCTGTAAACGAAGACTTACAGCATGCAATCGAAGATTATATGAGAGAACGTAAAACTTGGATGCGAAATGAACCTTTACTGAAATCACAAAAAGGAACAAAATCCATTACAAGACAGCATGCATGGTATATTTTAAACAAAGCTGCAAAAGAAGTTGGTTTAGAAGGGATTAGCTCACATACACTTCGCAAAACTTGGGGATATTGTGCATACAAATCTGGTGTTGATATTGCATTTTTACAACACTTCTTTGATCATAGTACTCCATCAAAAACTTTAAAATATATCGGTATTGCATAA
- a CDS encoding cell wall metabolism sensor histidine kinase WalK, giving the protein MKKRSIVFKLFLLTSTLFTVTFLLFFLGQSLFLEKFYINKKVQTVQTAFEKFLSSYEKSDRTFEEIRKLKQEFHEKTNAEVVLLDPNGIIKDENNYYIEIIDESNKTYSIPLNNILTNDEYTKFMNLQLKINDVLFVEGILKGDVIIPVTLRNRYNEWQNDNIISDFKLFNIDWSALKRNRYTKDAKLGIHKFQGTVSKIHLPSKNDIRLANNLETLQGVQHWELSVILGKTNSNKLTTYTIGEDDEVKSQIFVQPVIEKGEIKEFAFAMTSLQPVNEAMLVLKDYYVYALIIVFLVIILLSFYYSKIIVKPLIKMNRVTKKMANFDFTEKLPVSADDEIGGLSSSINTLSVNLKDRIDRLNVANTKLQQDIERERQLEKTRKEFISGVSHELKTPLSVIRSFAEGIKDGVSKDTTYYTDVILEETENMNRLIIEMLELAKLESGTYKLEMNTFSLGELVQQVYTKLLFSMEEKQLQVDIDANPSIYVEANRNRIEQVVVNLLSNAIRYTPEGKEIYIRIIENEEKVKVEIENTGNPIPEESLQKIWDRFYRLDASRSRHTGGTGLGLSIVKNILELHHAEYGVYNTIDSVVFYFDLQKVKEVK; this is encoded by the coding sequence GTGAAAAAAAGAAGTATTGTCTTTAAACTATTTTTATTAACATCAACATTATTTACTGTTACCTTCCTCCTTTTTTTCCTTGGACAATCATTGTTTTTAGAAAAATTTTATATTAACAAAAAAGTTCAAACCGTCCAAACAGCTTTTGAAAAGTTTTTATCCAGTTATGAAAAGAGTGACCGGACATTTGAGGAAATAAGAAAACTCAAACAAGAATTTCATGAAAAAACAAATGCTGAGGTTGTTTTATTAGATCCAAATGGAATTATAAAAGATGAAAATAATTACTATATTGAAATTATAGATGAATCAAATAAAACATATTCGATTCCACTCAACAATATTTTAACAAACGATGAATACACGAAATTTATGAATCTACAGTTGAAAATTAATGATGTTCTTTTCGTAGAAGGCATTTTAAAGGGAGATGTAATCATCCCTGTTACACTTAGAAATCGTTATAATGAATGGCAAAATGATAATATCATTTCTGACTTTAAATTATTTAATATCGATTGGAGTGCTTTAAAAAGAAATAGGTATACAAAAGACGCAAAACTAGGCATTCATAAATTTCAAGGCACTGTATCTAAAATACACCTTCCTTCAAAAAATGACATTCGTCTTGCGAATAATTTGGAAACTTTACAAGGCGTTCAGCATTGGGAATTGTCTGTCATACTTGGTAAAACAAATTCCAACAAATTGACTACTTATACAATAGGTGAAGACGATGAAGTCAAAAGTCAAATTTTTGTGCAACCAGTTATTGAAAAAGGAGAGATTAAAGAATTCGCTTTCGCAATGACTTCCCTACAGCCTGTTAATGAAGCAATGCTCGTTTTAAAAGATTATTACGTCTATGCCTTAATTATCGTATTTCTCGTTATTATTTTATTGTCCTTTTATTATTCAAAAATCATTGTTAAACCGCTTATTAAAATGAATCGTGTTACAAAAAAAATGGCTAATTTTGATTTCACTGAAAAATTACCGGTTTCAGCAGATGATGAAATTGGTGGTTTGTCTAGTAGCATTAATACATTATCAGTAAACTTAAAAGACCGAATAGACCGATTAAACGTCGCAAACACAAAATTACAACAAGATATCGAACGAGAGCGTCAATTAGAAAAAACGAGAAAAGAATTTATTTCTGGCGTATCTCATGAATTAAAAACACCGCTGAGTGTGATTAGAAGCTTTGCAGAAGGAATTAAAGATGGCGTAAGTAAAGATACTACTTACTATACCGATGTTATTTTAGAAGAAACAGAAAACATGAATCGACTCATTATTGAAATGCTAGAATTAGCCAAACTAGAATCGGGTACGTATAAACTAGAAATGAATACTTTTTCACTTGGTGAACTCGTTCAACAAGTGTATACGAAGCTATTATTTAGTATGGAAGAAAAACAATTACAAGTAGATATCGATGCAAACCCTTCTATATATGTTGAAGCGAATCGTAATCGCATTGAACAAGTTGTTGTGAATTTACTTAGCAACGCAATTCGCTATACACCAGAGGGAAAAGAAATTTACATTCGAATCATCGAGAATGAAGAAAAGGTTAAAGTAGAAATTGAGAACACTGGTAACCCAATTCCAGAGGAAAGTCTACAAAAAATTTGGGATCGTTTCTATCGTTTAGACGCTTCCCGTAGCCGTCACACAGGAGGAACTGGACTTGGCCTATCCATTGTCAAAAACATATTAGAACTTCATCATGCCGAATACGGCGTATACAATACCATTGATAGCGTCGTTTTTTATTTTGATTTACAAAAAGTAAAAGAAGTCAAATAA